The proteins below are encoded in one region of Aquisphaera giovannonii:
- a CDS encoding RNA polymerase sigma factor, translating to MADGDARTTVLVNLLDRMRAGDRAAVDELVRAFQRRLAHLARKMLRRYPGVERWVEDDDVLQASLVRLLRALESVRPASTSAFFGLAAEQMRRELLDLARHFFGPQGIGANHASRAGPDEVRCGADVPDPRDGLDGDLDRWTRFHEEVAKLPAEDRAVVDLLYYHGWKQAEAAELLGVHAKTVRRRWEAVLINLHGILKD from the coding sequence ATGGCGGACGGGGACGCCCGGACGACGGTCCTGGTCAACTTGCTCGACCGCATGAGGGCCGGCGACCGGGCGGCGGTCGACGAGCTGGTCCGGGCCTTCCAGCGCCGGCTCGCGCACCTCGCGCGGAAGATGCTGCGTCGCTATCCCGGCGTCGAGCGGTGGGTGGAGGATGACGACGTCCTCCAGGCATCGCTCGTCCGGCTGCTGCGGGCGCTCGAATCGGTGCGTCCGGCATCCACGTCGGCCTTCTTCGGGCTGGCCGCCGAGCAGATGCGCCGGGAGCTGCTGGACCTGGCCCGCCATTTCTTCGGTCCGCAGGGGATCGGGGCCAACCACGCGAGCCGGGCCGGGCCCGACGAGGTCCGGTGTGGGGCCGACGTGCCGGACCCTCGCGACGGCCTCGACGGGGACCTCGATCGCTGGACCCGCTTCCACGAGGAGGTCGCGAAGCTGCCCGCCGAGGATCGGGCGGTCGTCGACCTCCTTTATTACCACGGCTGGAAGCAGGCCGAGGCCGCGGAGCTGCTCGGCGTCCACGCGAAGACCGTGCGGCGACGCTGGGAGGCCGTCCTGATCAACCTGCACGGCATCCTGAAGGACTGA
- a CDS encoding WD40 repeat domain-containing serine/threonine protein kinase gives MDHQPGADELLRRWRSLHEEAAPPTIEGLGDGPPGGAPGLRDRFRALASMMSFLGVEPEPAAGEGFVAAPGGAEVPGYELLGEIGRGGMGVVYLARQRSLDRVVALKRILVGANASPAHVQRFRREGLTLARLRHPNVVQVFDVGEHDGLPYIALEYVRGSSLDRRLTGGPLAPATGAALVAALARAVASAHELGVVHRDLKPANVLLDDQAPGVPGLGIPKVTDFGLAKLVDDASGLTQTDAVLGSPSYMAPEQASGKAREAGRAADVYSLGAILYELLTGRPPFRGPTTFDTIRQVLHAEPVPPSRLAADVPRDAETIALKCLAKDPAARYATAADLADDLERFLRGEPIAARPVSALGRAARWCSRNRAVAALIGGVAASLLAGSVVSLGFALAAGAQRRAAERAREDEAAQRRVAGRELVELNASSGLAASRRGDEDLALLWFARAAGLAGDLPELEALNRTRVANWSRHVATPVATFAVPGFRYLKDRFRVFAFRPGGHHLLTLTDAGRCDVWDAAAGARVPLPGEPRDVTAAAWSPDGRALALGLEGGEVEVARFPSGERLDRCEFPPAARVLAFGGDGRRLACGGAPGVRIRDVSRRGWAGPPLGLPREVASLSFDPAGARAIAACEDGLARVVSAADGAAIGKPIPHVFRLHSESHGGTELGAPLWVDDGRQVLTLDMDAGTLVRGLLWSDPASGRELRRIPLELPSQNVLAMAAGAGGKVVALGLHQGLRLFDASSGRTLAAFDPGHEFTEDVQFHPSGRYYVSCGHDSAVKSWRMPGPSGTRDAPPRHPARHPGIVVRARFADGGDLFATAQWDGRIVAWRPEVGEPPAHEVPAGGFTLLASSPDGRFVLPASTSFRSATMRTTQVRRAVDGQAAGPPISPGGILTDAAFSPDGLTVATASSAGSTTPERAARQFEPDGRGGVVRLWDWRAGTPRGGPIPMPAEPRGLAFRPDGSMLAACCGDGRVVLADPATGRIIRSMDGGARSRPFGPNLWYANGMAEFSPDGRHLATWELPPEVQVWDVADGRLLHRLRHEGRVLAVAFSPDGRTIASGGRDCQVSLWDVETGRPAMPPRRHPRIVPRLRFVEGGRKLVSSCDDGRLRTWDARDGRLLESIPADLFPDDFAWTPDRRSLVAVGVSGVAVLDAGTGTPLAPLMAAERPPLLSVRISPDGATAAAAGLDPSVLFIPLAALRRPAEAPIDALRLRAELASSHRIHESGALVQLTPDEWLERWEQAAREPRAADAAAAGR, from the coding sequence GTGGACCATCAGCCGGGCGCCGACGAGCTCCTGCGGCGATGGCGGAGCCTTCACGAGGAGGCCGCCCCGCCGACGATCGAGGGGCTCGGCGACGGCCCGCCCGGGGGGGCCCCGGGGCTCCGGGATCGGTTCCGCGCCCTGGCCTCGATGATGTCCTTCCTGGGCGTCGAGCCGGAGCCCGCGGCGGGGGAGGGCTTTGTCGCGGCCCCCGGCGGGGCCGAGGTCCCGGGTTACGAGCTGCTGGGCGAGATCGGCCGCGGCGGGATGGGGGTCGTCTACCTGGCCCGCCAGCGGAGCCTCGACCGCGTGGTCGCCCTGAAGCGGATCCTCGTCGGGGCGAACGCGAGCCCGGCGCACGTGCAGCGGTTCCGGCGCGAGGGGCTGACGCTGGCCCGGCTCCGGCACCCGAACGTGGTCCAGGTCTTCGACGTGGGCGAGCACGACGGCCTGCCGTACATCGCGCTGGAGTACGTCCGTGGCAGCAGCCTGGACCGTCGCCTGACCGGCGGGCCGCTCGCCCCCGCGACGGGGGCCGCCCTGGTGGCCGCCCTGGCCCGGGCGGTCGCCTCGGCGCACGAGCTGGGGGTCGTGCACCGCGACCTGAAGCCCGCGAACGTGCTGCTGGACGACCAGGCGCCGGGGGTCCCCGGCCTGGGCATCCCCAAGGTGACGGACTTCGGGCTGGCCAAGCTGGTCGACGACGCGTCCGGGCTGACCCAGACCGACGCCGTGCTCGGCTCCCCCAGCTACATGGCGCCGGAGCAGGCCTCGGGCAAGGCCCGCGAGGCGGGCCGCGCCGCGGACGTGTACAGCCTGGGCGCGATCCTCTACGAGCTGCTGACCGGCCGGCCGCCGTTCCGGGGCCCGACGACGTTCGACACGATCCGGCAGGTCCTCCACGCCGAGCCGGTGCCCCCGTCGCGGCTGGCGGCGGACGTCCCCCGGGATGCGGAGACGATCGCGCTGAAGTGCCTGGCCAAGGATCCGGCGGCGCGGTACGCGACGGCCGCGGACCTGGCCGACGACCTGGAGCGGTTCCTCCGGGGCGAGCCGATCGCCGCCAGGCCGGTCTCGGCGCTGGGCCGGGCCGCGCGGTGGTGCAGCCGCAATCGCGCGGTCGCCGCGCTCATCGGCGGCGTGGCGGCGTCGCTGCTCGCCGGCTCGGTCGTCTCCCTCGGCTTCGCCCTGGCGGCCGGCGCCCAGCGGCGGGCGGCCGAGCGGGCCCGCGAGGACGAGGCGGCCCAGCGGCGGGTCGCCGGCCGCGAGCTCGTGGAGCTGAACGCCTCCTCGGGCCTGGCCGCCTCGCGGCGGGGGGATGAGGACCTGGCTTTGCTCTGGTTCGCCCGCGCCGCCGGGCTGGCGGGCGACCTGCCGGAGCTGGAGGCCCTCAACCGAACGCGCGTCGCCAACTGGTCCCGGCACGTCGCGACGCCCGTCGCGACGTTCGCGGTCCCCGGCTTCCGCTACCTGAAGGACCGCTTCCGCGTCTTCGCCTTCCGCCCCGGCGGGCACCACCTCCTGACGCTGACCGACGCCGGCCGCTGCGACGTGTGGGACGCGGCCGCCGGCGCGAGGGTCCCGCTGCCGGGCGAGCCCCGCGACGTCACCGCGGCGGCCTGGTCGCCGGACGGGCGGGCGCTGGCCCTCGGACTGGAGGGCGGGGAGGTGGAGGTCGCCCGCTTCCCGTCCGGCGAGCGGCTCGATCGCTGCGAGTTCCCGCCCGCGGCCCGCGTGCTCGCGTTCGGCGGCGACGGCCGGCGTCTCGCCTGCGGCGGGGCCCCGGGCGTCCGCATCCGCGACGTCTCCCGGCGGGGGTGGGCCGGGCCGCCGCTCGGCCTGCCGCGCGAGGTCGCGTCGCTGTCGTTCGACCCCGCCGGCGCCCGCGCGATCGCCGCCTGCGAGGACGGCCTGGCCCGCGTCGTCTCCGCCGCCGACGGCGCGGCGATCGGCAAGCCGATCCCGCACGTCTTCCGGCTCCACAGCGAATCCCACGGCGGGACCGAGCTGGGGGCGCCGCTCTGGGTCGACGACGGCCGCCAGGTCCTCACCCTGGACATGGACGCCGGCACCCTGGTGCGCGGCCTGCTCTGGTCGGACCCGGCCAGCGGCCGGGAGCTCCGCCGGATCCCGCTGGAGCTCCCCTCGCAGAACGTCCTGGCCATGGCCGCGGGGGCGGGGGGGAAGGTCGTGGCGCTCGGCCTGCACCAGGGGCTGCGGCTGTTCGACGCCTCCAGCGGTCGGACGCTCGCCGCCTTCGACCCGGGCCACGAGTTCACGGAGGACGTCCAGTTCCACCCGTCCGGCCGGTATTACGTCTCCTGCGGCCACGACTCCGCGGTGAAGTCCTGGAGGATGCCCGGGCCCTCCGGCACCCGCGACGCGCCGCCGCGGCACCCGGCCCGCCACCCGGGGATCGTCGTCCGCGCCCGGTTCGCGGACGGGGGGGACCTGTTCGCGACCGCCCAGTGGGACGGTCGGATCGTCGCCTGGCGGCCGGAGGTGGGCGAGCCGCCGGCGCACGAGGTGCCCGCCGGCGGGTTCACCCTCCTGGCCTCGAGCCCGGACGGCCGGTTCGTGCTCCCGGCCTCCACGAGCTTCCGCTCCGCGACCATGCGGACGACGCAGGTCAGGCGGGCGGTCGACGGCCAGGCCGCCGGCCCGCCGATCTCCCCGGGCGGGATCCTGACCGACGCCGCCTTCTCCCCGGACGGCCTCACGGTCGCCACGGCCAGCTCGGCCGGTTCGACGACCCCGGAGCGGGCCGCGAGGCAGTTCGAACCCGACGGCCGCGGCGGCGTCGTGCGGCTCTGGGACTGGCGAGCCGGCACGCCCCGCGGCGGGCCGATCCCCATGCCGGCGGAGCCGCGAGGCCTCGCCTTCCGCCCCGACGGGTCGATGCTGGCGGCCTGCTGCGGCGACGGCCGGGTCGTCCTGGCGGACCCGGCCACCGGCCGGATCATCCGCTCGATGGACGGCGGCGCCCGCTCCCGGCCGTTCGGGCCCAACCTCTGGTACGCCAACGGCATGGCCGAGTTCAGCCCCGACGGCCGGCACCTCGCCACCTGGGAGCTGCCGCCCGAGGTCCAGGTCTGGGACGTCGCCGATGGCCGGCTCCTCCACCGCCTCCGGCATGAGGGCCGGGTCCTGGCCGTCGCCTTCTCGCCGGACGGCCGGACGATCGCCTCGGGCGGCAGGGACTGCCAGGTCAGCCTGTGGGACGTGGAGACGGGCCGCCCCGCGATGCCCCCCCGGCGGCACCCGCGGATCGTGCCCCGGCTGCGGTTCGTCGAGGGCGGCCGGAAGCTCGTGAGCAGTTGCGACGACGGACGGCTGCGGACCTGGGACGCGCGGGATGGGCGCCTCCTCGAGTCGATCCCCGCGGACCTCTTCCCCGACGACTTCGCCTGGACGCCGGACCGGCGAAGCCTCGTCGCCGTCGGCGTGTCGGGCGTCGCGGTCCTCGACGCCGGGACCGGCACGCCGCTCGCCCCGCTGATGGCCGCGGAGCGGCCCCCGCTGCTCTCGGTCCGCATCTCCCCCGACGGCGCGACCGCCGCCGCCGCGGGCCTGGACCCCTCCGTCCTGTTCATCCCGCTCGCGGCCCTGAGGCGACCCGCCGAGGCGCCGATCGACGCCCTCCGCCTCCGCGCCGAGCTCGCCTCCTCCCACCGGATCCACGAGTCTGGCGCCCTCGTCCAGCTCACCCCCGACGAGTGGCTCGAACGCTGGGAACAGGCCGCGCGCGAGCCCCGCGCGGCCGACGCGGCCGCGGCCGGCCGTTAG
- a CDS encoding GNAT family N-acetyltransferase — protein MDRDGSVAIERISPACLGEVLRLRARAWATEGLLPPGQGPGADRADPLDGSARHWVIRSAGELAAAARMTFHESMEDLPDEGLRSRPTRALRPPFAAMNRLVVAPEWRGRGFARLLDECRIRDALEAGCTCVLVEAHGPRIRALGELGFELMHRVDSRFRGTDGHIRLVPSALLVLPLGAGRDVGSLVPATEGHRLGAGHPRRPRP, from the coding sequence ATGGACCGGGACGGAAGCGTCGCGATCGAGCGGATCTCCCCGGCCTGCCTCGGCGAGGTCCTGCGGCTGCGGGCCCGCGCCTGGGCGACCGAGGGCCTGCTTCCCCCCGGCCAGGGGCCGGGCGCCGACAGAGCGGACCCCCTGGACGGTTCGGCCCGACACTGGGTCATCCGGTCGGCGGGCGAGCTGGCCGCGGCGGCCCGGATGACGTTCCACGAGTCGATGGAGGACCTCCCCGACGAGGGCCTCCGCAGCCGGCCCACGCGGGCGCTACGCCCCCCCTTCGCGGCGATGAACCGGCTGGTCGTCGCCCCGGAATGGCGCGGCCGGGGCTTCGCCCGCCTCCTGGACGAATGCCGGATCCGCGACGCCCTCGAGGCGGGATGCACCTGCGTCCTGGTGGAGGCACACGGCCCCCGCATCCGGGCGCTGGGCGAGCTCGGCTTCGAGCTCATGCACCGCGTCGACTCGCGATTCCGAGGGACCGACGGCCACATCCGCCTCGTCCCGTCGGCCCTGCTCGTCCTGCCGCTGGGCGCGGGCCGAGACGTCGGATCCCTCGTGCCCGCCACCGAGGGACACCGCCTCGGGGCCGGGCATCCTCGCCGCCCCCGCCCCTGA